From a region of the Marinomonas mediterranea MMB-1 genome:
- a CDS encoding MarR family winged helix-turn-helix transcriptional regulator has protein sequence MSPENKDADNKIDYGLLDKVVGYRLRRAQMNFFATFSEVFSDLGISPGLFAVIALVESNPGRTQTAIAQALGNDRSAMVAAVDKLEKMKIIERRPSKSDRRSYALYMTQTGNDFFKTASKRVMDHEKEMTSCLKDEKEVAWLLETLRTLSD, from the coding sequence ATGTCACCCGAAAACAAAGATGCAGATAACAAAATTGATTACGGTCTACTCGATAAGGTCGTCGGATACCGTCTAAGAAGAGCACAAATGAACTTCTTCGCTACCTTTAGCGAAGTCTTCTCGGATTTAGGCATTAGCCCTGGTTTATTCGCAGTGATCGCTCTTGTGGAGAGCAACCCTGGAAGAACACAAACCGCAATCGCTCAAGCCTTAGGCAATGACAGATCCGCCATGGTCGCAGCGGTAGATAAGCTTGAAAAAATGAAAATCATTGAACGCCGACCTTCAAAATCAGACCGTCGCTCATATGCATTGTATATGACTCAAACAGGAAATGACTTTTTCAAAACAGCGAGCAAACGAGTCATGGATCATGAAAAAGAGATGACCTCTTGTTTAAAAGACGAAAAAGAGGTCGCTTGGCTACTGGAAACACTGAGAACCCTTTCAGACTAA
- a CDS encoding coniferyl aldehyde dehydrogenase, with protein MNPFLQLDSLLDTQKKAFLAQPNEPLSIRLNNLNQLKHSIYENHNALIEAVDTDFGGRSTDETNIAEIQVCIDAIKYVSKHLKKWMRPSLRKVGIVYWPAINKVEYQPLGVVGIMSPWNYPIQLALVPLIYALASGNRAIIKPSELTPETNKVLQHIVEKAFPPEHVALVEGDADFAAYFSSMAWDHLIFTGSTSVGKKVMEAASKNLTPVTLELGGKSPALVCEDFNIRKAAQRICFGKCVNSGQTCVAPDYALVPKEQVNCFLEELEHAFQDMYPSVVDNQDYTSIISEEHKARLEKMIEDVKLQGANVIQLNPANEDFSKTKKLSLHLVSEIEGAPDLMQEEIFGPILPIIAYDTLADALDFINDRPSPLALYCFSDDKVAQRAVLDKTHSGGVCINDTLFHLIQDDLPFGGVGESGMGQYHGPEGFLSLSKAKPIHIKGKFYTGHLFYPPLNTTLKKMLKKIFF; from the coding sequence ATGAATCCTTTTTTACAACTTGATTCGCTTCTTGACACTCAAAAAAAGGCTTTCTTAGCTCAACCCAATGAACCTTTGTCGATCCGGTTAAATAACCTTAATCAGCTTAAGCACTCAATATATGAAAACCATAATGCATTAATTGAAGCTGTTGATACCGATTTTGGTGGGCGTTCCACAGATGAAACGAATATAGCAGAAATACAGGTGTGCATTGATGCGATTAAGTATGTATCTAAACACCTCAAGAAATGGATGAGACCGTCTTTACGAAAGGTTGGCATTGTTTATTGGCCAGCGATAAATAAAGTGGAGTATCAGCCTTTGGGCGTTGTTGGGATCATGTCTCCTTGGAATTACCCCATTCAACTGGCACTTGTGCCATTAATCTATGCATTAGCTTCAGGTAATCGCGCCATCATAAAACCGTCAGAACTGACGCCCGAGACCAACAAAGTATTGCAGCATATTGTCGAAAAAGCATTTCCGCCTGAACACGTTGCCCTTGTTGAGGGTGACGCTGATTTCGCTGCTTATTTTTCTTCAATGGCTTGGGATCATCTTATATTCACTGGATCAACCAGTGTGGGTAAGAAGGTTATGGAAGCGGCGTCGAAGAATTTAACTCCGGTTACACTTGAGCTAGGGGGAAAGTCCCCTGCATTAGTATGTGAAGATTTCAATATTAGAAAAGCGGCGCAAAGAATTTGCTTCGGAAAGTGCGTTAACAGCGGTCAGACATGTGTCGCACCTGATTATGCGCTGGTTCCCAAAGAACAGGTAAATTGCTTTTTAGAAGAACTCGAGCACGCCTTTCAAGACATGTATCCCTCTGTTGTAGACAATCAAGACTATACATCGATCATTTCAGAAGAACACAAAGCTCGTCTTGAAAAGATGATTGAAGATGTGAAATTACAAGGTGCGAATGTCATACAGCTTAATCCGGCCAATGAAGACTTTTCAAAGACGAAAAAACTGTCATTACATTTAGTCAGCGAAATAGAGGGTGCGCCAGATTTAATGCAAGAGGAGATATTTGGGCCTATCTTGCCTATCATCGCATACGATACATTAGCCGACGCACTGGATTTTATAAATGATCGACCTAGTCCGTTAGCCCTGTATTGTTTTAGCGATGATAAGGTGGCTCAACGCGCCGTGTTAGATAAAACACATTCTGGTGGCGTGTGTATTAATGATACTTTGTTTCACTTGATTCAAGACGATTTGCCGTTTGGTGGTGTAGGAGAGTCGGGAATGGGGCAATACCACGGACCAGAAGGTTTTTTGAGTTTATCGAAGGCTAAGCCGATCCATATAAAAGGTAAATTTTATACTGGACACTTGTTTTATCCGCCTTTAAATACAACGCTTAAAAAAATGCTTAAGAAGATATTTTTCTAA
- a CDS encoding DUF1501 domain-containing protein — translation MNISRRSLLKSASLGASLPLISSNVFSKLSTDNVSVVEIFLYGGASSAIAEAEFIQSQGISGYSGITLTDNGFWEESGGENLETLLSANRLSLFSIMPWHNSKAHGFCQDYNVLGQAENLPSGTQLIAIGSGGKSLVGRKTGYISTDGELTNPFDKGDLADTITSLYSNLGSSEHQALQLAASSLNSAQTIRDQYANTYESDIGLEILSVLSYIQASDSTVYASIPFGGWDMHSNAFNNYRPKMSNLTAALVAANNQIEDQGKPIVILLRGDFGRNYYINNSNGWDHGDHQIGLLVGGAGSISHIGKSYASALQSDSNTRVYTKPDGSFTTLDPLEVRAFVLETLGVDLNQSISLVQSNTYLGALDFASTTSTTIEEMRSNLNSYTSL, via the coding sequence ATGAACATATCTAGACGCAGCTTATTAAAATCAGCCAGTTTGGGCGCTTCTCTACCGTTAATATCGTCAAACGTGTTTTCCAAATTAAGTACAGATAACGTGTCTGTCGTCGAAATCTTTTTGTATGGTGGCGCCTCCTCAGCCATCGCCGAAGCTGAATTTATTCAGAGCCAAGGCATTAGTGGATACAGCGGAATCACGCTTACAGACAACGGATTTTGGGAAGAATCTGGAGGAGAGAACTTAGAAACCTTGCTTTCTGCAAACCGTTTATCGTTGTTCTCAATCATGCCTTGGCATAACTCGAAAGCACATGGTTTTTGTCAGGATTATAACGTACTTGGTCAGGCAGAAAACTTACCGTCAGGCACGCAACTTATCGCGATAGGAAGTGGTGGAAAGTCCCTTGTGGGGCGCAAGACTGGCTACATCTCTACGGATGGAGAATTAACAAACCCTTTCGATAAAGGTGACTTAGCAGACACGATCACCAGCCTCTATTCCAATCTAGGCAGTAGTGAGCATCAAGCGCTGCAATTGGCAGCCAGCTCTCTAAACAGCGCGCAAACGATTCGCGATCAATATGCAAACACATATGAATCAGACATCGGTCTCGAAATTCTCTCCGTGTTGTCCTACATTCAAGCCAGTGACAGTACCGTTTATGCGTCGATCCCCTTTGGAGGCTGGGATATGCACAGCAATGCTTTTAATAATTATCGCCCTAAAATGTCAAATCTAACAGCGGCATTAGTCGCCGCAAACAACCAAATAGAGGATCAAGGAAAACCGATTGTTATATTATTGCGTGGAGATTTTGGCCGAAATTACTATATCAACAATTCGAATGGCTGGGATCATGGAGATCATCAAATAGGCTTATTAGTGGGTGGCGCAGGTAGTATCAGTCACATAGGAAAAAGCTACGCATCTGCGTTACAGTCCGACAGCAACACTCGGGTTTATACAAAACCGGATGGCTCATTCACGACACTCGACCCACTTGAGGTGCGTGCATTTGTGCTAGAGACACTAGGCGTCGATCTAAATCAGTCGATTTCGCTCGTCCAATCGAACACCTATTTAGGCGCGCTGGATTTCGCATCGACGACTTCAACAACAATAGAAGAGATGAGAAGCAATTTAAACAGTTACACGTCTTTGTGA
- a CDS encoding LysR family transcriptional regulator, with product MDIKQLRYFVAIAELASFTKAAEQLGVAQPAVSMAIKKLETDLGLTLIHRADRNISLTDEGNRLLLHARKIVQSTDDALLEMQELKGFERGEVRVGIPSMLGSYYFPPILMAFRNRFPDISLKVIEGGTWQLQKMLENGELDLGVIVAESLPESLETQRLLQQEMKVVVATDHLFSKKEYVTPAEFFKEELVMFKEGYFHRRIIDKLAEEAGVKANIGFETNLIPLIKSITEQGFGISTMLSMVISDEDQLITRSFEPSIWLDLTIAWRKDSYLSKANQAFLEFVCEQGRDI from the coding sequence ATGGATATAAAACAGCTTAGATACTTTGTTGCGATAGCAGAGCTTGCGAGCTTTACAAAAGCGGCGGAACAACTCGGTGTGGCACAACCTGCTGTTAGTATGGCGATTAAGAAACTAGAGACGGATTTAGGGTTAACTCTAATACACAGAGCGGATCGTAATATCAGCCTTACTGACGAAGGCAATAGGCTTCTTCTTCACGCTCGAAAAATAGTTCAGTCCACAGACGATGCTTTATTAGAAATGCAAGAGCTGAAAGGATTCGAACGAGGTGAGGTTCGGGTCGGTATTCCTAGTATGTTGGGGTCTTATTATTTTCCTCCTATTTTAATGGCATTTCGGAATCGCTTTCCAGATATATCGCTTAAGGTTATCGAAGGTGGCACTTGGCAGCTACAAAAAATGTTGGAAAATGGGGAGCTTGATTTAGGCGTGATTGTTGCAGAATCACTGCCTGAATCCTTAGAGACACAGCGATTGCTTCAACAGGAAATGAAAGTTGTGGTGGCGACTGATCATTTGTTTAGTAAAAAGGAATATGTCACGCCGGCAGAGTTTTTTAAAGAAGAGTTGGTCATGTTCAAAGAGGGCTACTTTCACCGCCGAATTATCGACAAACTTGCGGAGGAGGCGGGCGTAAAGGCCAATATTGGGTTTGAAACAAACCTAATACCGCTTATTAAATCCATTACAGAGCAAGGGTTCGGGATTTCGACCATGCTTTCAATGGTGATCAGTGATGAAGACCAACTGATTACGCGCTCATTTGAACCCAGTATTTGGTTAGACCTAACGATAGCATGGCGTAAAGACAGCTACTTATCTAAGGCCAATCAAGCATTTTTGGAATTTGTATGTGAACAAGGACGAGACATATAA
- a CDS encoding MFS transporter: MIQTNSPVFWRGTFALVIGSFMVFANVYVTQPLLPMLANAFSISPLQASGSFTITTFTLGLSLLIYGPLSDALGRRGLMLLTLLGTTLTTFCLSFVANYEMLLALRGIQGFFLAGLPAIAVAYLSDEYAPDALLIAVGLYISGNSIGGIGGRLIGGFFGEWIGPFATFGLMSVISAVCLLCVFYLLPPSKHFQPKTLNVKSIKGDIAAHLKNRRLLTCYLIGGFSFFIFINQYSYITFVLEQAPYSLSAKYVGLLFLTYLAGTLGSALSGKLATRFTQPSIMIMGTSIFIIGSLVTLGDSLLAIILGLLTNSFGFFVCHSTCSAFVSRNADKAKASASSLYLVFYYLGASLGGFYLDPFWHYGGWNAIIVGSWIILGAVLTLEIHLLRQHNRKAIISKCPSN, encoded by the coding sequence GTGATCCAAACCAACAGCCCCGTATTCTGGCGCGGTACGTTCGCACTAGTCATAGGCTCTTTTATGGTGTTTGCTAACGTTTACGTTACTCAGCCGTTACTGCCTATGCTTGCTAATGCCTTCTCAATCAGCCCCCTTCAAGCCAGTGGTAGCTTTACCATCACCACGTTTACACTTGGCCTGTCTTTGCTCATCTACGGCCCTCTCTCTGATGCGTTAGGACGCCGAGGGCTTATGCTGCTAACACTCCTTGGCACCACGCTTACAACGTTTTGCTTATCCTTTGTGGCAAACTATGAAATGTTATTGGCATTACGAGGGATACAAGGCTTCTTTTTAGCAGGCTTACCCGCCATAGCAGTCGCCTACCTTAGTGATGAATACGCGCCCGACGCCTTACTTATCGCGGTTGGATTATATATTAGCGGCAATTCAATCGGAGGGATTGGTGGCCGGCTCATCGGTGGTTTCTTTGGAGAATGGATTGGGCCTTTTGCGACGTTTGGCTTAATGAGCGTCATCAGTGCTGTTTGCTTACTCTGCGTGTTCTATTTGCTCCCGCCATCCAAGCATTTTCAGCCAAAAACACTCAATGTTAAGTCCATCAAAGGCGACATCGCCGCACACCTCAAAAACCGACGGCTTCTAACCTGCTATCTAATCGGTGGCTTCAGCTTTTTCATTTTCATAAATCAATACAGCTATATTACGTTCGTATTAGAACAAGCACCCTATAGTCTGAGTGCAAAATATGTTGGGCTTCTATTTTTGACCTATTTAGCGGGTACATTAGGCTCGGCACTGTCAGGCAAACTAGCCACTCGGTTCACGCAACCTAGTATTATGATTATGGGGACGTCGATCTTTATAATTGGCTCTTTAGTGACTCTTGGGGATTCGCTTCTAGCAATCATTTTAGGCTTACTCACCAACAGCTTTGGCTTTTTTGTTTGCCATTCAACGTGCAGCGCCTTCGTAAGCCGTAATGCAGACAAAGCAAAAGCAAGCGCATCTTCATTGTATTTAGTGTTCTATTATTTGGGGGCGAGCTTGGGTGGGTTCTATCTTGATCCATTTTGGCACTACGGCGGTTGGAACGCCATTATCGTTGGCTCATGGATCATATTAGGGGCTGTGTTGACGTTAGAAATTCATCTTTTACGTCAACACAATAGAAAGGCCATAATATCGAAATGCCCTTCTAACTGA
- a CDS encoding transporter substrate-binding domain-containing diguanylate cyclase, whose translation MKKYRVFKWLISFLIVFAEGTFAMDTGLALTREESEFLMQNRSFSVYVERNFAPFSFWDGVQLSGYSVDFANLIAQRLGVSFHYKTEATNWKSAVDKFKEGKIDIIAQMTSSSDRKSYALFSQPYMSHYHSIVVPKEKRAELNSLEKLKGKVVGVINGYAVQSELSEHYPEIGLRLFEDNKQLVEAVMLGRVDASIATHQVVQRSITSNFITDIVSIPILDNIYFPIVQESFGIQKSERLLASAIGKAIDSLSVEQAKLQVKWFGDSVPKYVALTESESNFLNAFGPIKYCIDPKWKPLDFENSLGEPDGLSADVLALFMQRSSIRFRYVPTASWADSVKALKERQCDVLAMAAQAKERDAFMTLSTPYANFPVVVATQIHQPFVSRVDDILDKTFSVVRSYSIVSSLRHKYPNIKLIEVDKALNGLKMVASGEVYGYLDSVASISHVVEEHEMAGIKVSAKMDETFSLGLGVRNDYPDLISIINKHVESIEPTIMQSLISKRVAIRYDISTDYSLIWKVLFVVVVFALFVIFRYRELAKMNKKIQLAYDEMHAAKQELELLVSQDYLTGLFNRKKLDELMARECIESKHYGRPLGVIMIDIDHFKDVNDTYGHSVGDDVIGCIARLLKQHARPSDKVGRWGGEEFMVLCPNTPPDELIAFAEMIRAQVSSYDITIVGTKTISLGLAVLEPFETVVELHKRADNALYVAKNNGRNRVEFLEPSACLAEQGIEPC comes from the coding sequence TTGAAGAAGTATCGTGTTTTTAAGTGGCTAATCAGCTTTTTAATCGTATTTGCTGAAGGGACATTTGCCATGGATACGGGGCTGGCTTTGACGAGAGAAGAAAGTGAGTTTCTTATGCAAAATCGGTCCTTTTCGGTTTACGTGGAGCGAAACTTTGCTCCCTTCTCCTTTTGGGATGGCGTACAGCTAAGCGGCTATTCTGTCGATTTTGCCAACCTCATTGCACAACGACTTGGGGTGTCATTTCACTATAAAACAGAGGCGACAAACTGGAAGTCGGCAGTTGATAAATTTAAAGAGGGAAAAATCGACATCATCGCGCAGATGACGTCGTCCTCTGACCGAAAAAGCTATGCGCTTTTCTCTCAGCCATATATGAGTCACTATCATTCGATCGTGGTGCCTAAAGAAAAACGCGCTGAACTAAATTCACTCGAAAAACTAAAAGGCAAGGTGGTTGGGGTTATCAATGGCTACGCGGTGCAATCAGAGCTTAGCGAACATTACCCGGAAATTGGCTTGCGTTTGTTTGAGGATAATAAGCAACTGGTTGAAGCGGTTATGCTAGGGCGTGTTGACGCCTCCATCGCCACGCATCAAGTGGTGCAACGCAGTATCACGTCTAATTTCATTACTGATATTGTGAGTATTCCAATATTGGATAATATTTATTTCCCCATCGTTCAGGAATCATTTGGCATCCAAAAAAGTGAGCGATTATTGGCCTCTGCAATTGGTAAAGCCATTGATTCTCTTAGTGTCGAACAAGCCAAATTACAAGTGAAGTGGTTTGGCGACTCAGTGCCCAAATACGTTGCGCTAACGGAATCGGAGAGTAACTTTCTCAATGCATTTGGGCCTATAAAATATTGCATTGACCCTAAATGGAAACCGCTTGATTTTGAAAACAGTTTAGGGGAACCAGATGGCCTATCAGCCGACGTTTTAGCACTGTTTATGCAACGCAGCTCTATTCGGTTTCGATATGTACCGACAGCGAGTTGGGCTGATTCCGTTAAAGCGTTAAAAGAGCGGCAGTGTGACGTCTTAGCAATGGCCGCTCAAGCTAAAGAGCGAGATGCCTTTATGACGCTTAGTACGCCATATGCGAATTTTCCAGTTGTGGTCGCGACGCAAATACACCAACCTTTTGTGAGTCGAGTCGACGATATTTTGGATAAAACATTTTCAGTAGTACGAAGCTATTCCATCGTTTCTTCGCTGCGTCATAAATACCCAAATATAAAACTGATAGAAGTCGATAAGGCCTTAAATGGGCTCAAAATGGTGGCATCGGGTGAGGTATATGGTTACCTTGATTCGGTCGCCTCGATTAGTCACGTGGTCGAAGAACATGAGATGGCTGGCATCAAGGTGTCGGCGAAAATGGATGAAACTTTTTCCTTGGGTTTGGGAGTTCGAAACGACTACCCAGATCTGATTTCGATAATTAATAAGCACGTTGAGAGTATTGAACCCACGATTATGCAGTCGTTAATCAGTAAAAGAGTTGCGATTCGATATGACATCAGTACGGATTACAGTTTGATTTGGAAAGTACTTTTTGTTGTGGTCGTTTTTGCGTTATTTGTCATATTCAGATATCGCGAACTGGCAAAAATGAATAAAAAAATTCAACTGGCCTACGACGAAATGCATGCTGCGAAACAAGAATTAGAGCTTCTGGTAAGCCAGGATTATTTAACTGGACTGTTTAACCGGAAGAAGCTCGATGAGCTTATGGCACGTGAGTGCATTGAATCAAAGCATTATGGCCGCCCTTTAGGCGTAATTATGATCGACATCGATCATTTTAAAGACGTCAATGACACCTATGGACACAGTGTTGGTGATGACGTTATTGGTTGTATTGCAAGGCTTTTAAAGCAGCATGCCAGACCGTCCGATAAAGTGGGTCGTTGGGGTGGAGAAGAGTTTATGGTGTTGTGTCCGAATACCCCTCCTGACGAGTTGATTGCGTTTGCAGAAATGATTAGAGCACAGGTTTCTTCCTATGACATCACGATCGTCGGTACGAAAACCATCAGCCTTGGCCTTGCTGTTCTTGAGCCTTTTGAAACTGTTGTTGAACTTCATAAACGTGCGGATAACGCGTTGTATGTCGCCAAAAATAATGGACGAAATCGAGTCGAGTTCCTTGAACCAAGTGCTTGCTTAGCGGAACAGGGCATTGAGCCATGTTAA
- a CDS encoding N-acetylmuramoyl-L-alanine amidase-like domain-containing protein → MFSITHFSKANTLVTFSALLSLVLLSLQVFAQQTPYEEPFFSMVNHKEPMQQGDNSHRAKRIEAISETLLGAKYEDGSLGEGAHGVYDTDPLIRFDVFDCTTYVEAVVAGAMSQSKATFEKNLKQLRYKNGQVEFIYRNHFPSLDWIPNNQDKLTDITHLVAPDDVQLAQATIDKPSWYKNMKANRLKCESEHSLSCKQRLAQLQQEGRHFQPENSTIAYVPLSAIYLKEDKLKESKSKEGESKDVNGNSINHRILDRIPSGSVISMVRPNWNIKKWIGTNMNVSHQSIAIRKGNRLYLRHASQTHKHVIDEDFITYFSKYLDNSSLKGFNVLVLKDRQY, encoded by the coding sequence ATGTTTAGCATCACGCACTTTTCAAAAGCCAACACCCTCGTTACTTTTTCAGCGCTACTGTCTTTAGTGCTATTGTCGTTGCAAGTCTTTGCTCAACAAACACCGTACGAAGAACCATTTTTCTCGATGGTAAATCACAAAGAACCAATGCAACAAGGCGACAATAGCCACAGAGCGAAAAGGATCGAAGCCATAAGCGAAACCTTATTGGGCGCAAAATATGAAGATGGCAGCCTAGGTGAAGGCGCTCATGGTGTATATGATACAGACCCTCTCATACGCTTCGATGTGTTTGATTGCACAACCTATGTAGAAGCCGTTGTAGCTGGCGCTATGTCACAGTCAAAAGCGACGTTTGAGAAGAACCTAAAGCAACTTCGCTACAAAAACGGACAAGTCGAGTTTATTTATCGAAACCATTTCCCAAGCTTAGATTGGATTCCAAACAACCAAGATAAACTCACAGACATTACTCACCTAGTTGCCCCCGACGATGTCCAACTCGCTCAAGCTACGATAGACAAACCTTCTTGGTACAAAAACATGAAAGCAAACCGTCTAAAATGCGAAAGCGAACACTCGCTTTCATGTAAGCAGCGCCTGGCCCAACTTCAACAAGAAGGACGACACTTTCAACCAGAGAACAGTACCATTGCATACGTTCCCCTTTCAGCGATCTATCTAAAAGAAGACAAGTTAAAAGAGAGCAAATCAAAAGAAGGCGAAAGCAAAGATGTAAATGGCAACTCGATTAACCATCGCATCCTAGATAGAATCCCGTCCGGCAGCGTTATCAGCATGGTTCGTCCAAATTGGAACATTAAAAAATGGATTGGTACCAACATGAACGTTTCCCATCAATCCATTGCAATTCGAAAAGGCAACCGCCTGTATCTTAGACACGCCAGCCAAACACACAAACACGTTATAGACGAAGACTTCATTACCTACTTCTCAAAATACTTAGATAACTCGTCTCTCAAAGGCTTTAATGTTCTCGTATTAAAAGA